From the Rhodoferax mekongensis genome, one window contains:
- a CDS encoding CoA transferase — translation MPEPIAATPAKIIRPLKGTRILSLALNLPGPAALMRCLDMGATCVKLEPPAPAGAPVGSSGDPMGLYNRKAYDQMHRGMRVLAADLKTEKGQQALHKELAKADVLLTSFRPSALKKLGMEWKALRKRYPRLSMVAIVGAPGERAEEPGHDLTYLAENGLVTGLDLPPTLYADMGGSLMTSEAVLQTRLHQHQKGKGVYLEVALSEAAAYLALPRSWGLTLPGSAVGGSHAGYRVYPCKDGRVALAALEPHFSKALAEAAGLRQSHPLAMFSPETHAAVAAFVAGKTRKQLDALATSKDIPLFTLA, via the coding sequence ATGCCCGAACCTATTGCCGCCACACCCGCCAAAATCATCCGCCCGCTCAAGGGCACCCGCATACTGAGCCTGGCACTCAACCTGCCGGGGCCGGCTGCGCTGATGCGCTGCCTTGACATGGGTGCAACCTGCGTCAAGCTGGAGCCCCCCGCCCCCGCAGGCGCACCGGTCGGGTCGTCTGGCGACCCCATGGGCCTGTACAACCGCAAAGCCTATGACCAGATGCACCGCGGCATGCGGGTGCTGGCCGCCGACCTCAAAACCGAGAAAGGCCAGCAGGCACTGCACAAAGAACTGGCCAAGGCCGACGTGCTGCTCACCTCCTTCCGGCCCAGTGCGCTCAAAAAACTCGGGATGGAATGGAAGGCCCTGCGTAAGCGGTACCCCCGGCTCTCCATGGTCGCCATCGTGGGGGCACCGGGCGAGCGAGCCGAAGAGCCCGGACACGACCTGACCTACCTGGCAGAAAACGGCCTGGTGACCGGCCTCGACTTGCCCCCTACCCTGTATGCCGACATGGGCGGCTCGCTCATGACCAGCGAAGCCGTGCTGCAAACCCGGTTGCACCAGCACCAAAAAGGTAAAGGTGTGTATCTGGAAGTCGCCCTCTCCGAGGCGGCCGCTTACCTCGCCCTGCCCCGCAGCTGGGGTCTCACATTGCCGGGTTCTGCAGTGGGCGGAAGCCATGCAGGCTACCGCGTCTACCCTTGCAAGGACGGGCGCGTGGCACTTGCAGCGCTGGAGCCGCATTTTTCCAAGGCGCTGGCTGAGGCCGCGGGTCTGCGACAATCGCACCCCTTGGCCATGTTCTCCCCGGAGACCCATGCCGCCGTTGCCGCTTTTGTGGCCGGCAAAACCCGCAAGCAGCTTGATGCGCTTGCCACATCCAAAGACATACCCTTGTTCACGCTGGCTTAA
- a CDS encoding flavodoxin domain-containing protein yields MQITILVGTVNGNASSVAQALQFCVDDIDATIDILPMDGLTISAFDAPGVFIVCTSTTGVGDVPPNAAGLLNSLDTEAKFLGHVRYGLVALGDSSYGDSFLGGGKQFDAKLQDLGARRVGDICEIDAMETMQPEEDAVEWLKTWAVQLATLT; encoded by the coding sequence ATGCAAATCACGATTCTTGTCGGCACGGTCAATGGCAATGCCAGCAGCGTCGCCCAAGCCCTGCAATTCTGTGTGGACGACATAGACGCCACCATCGACATCCTGCCCATGGACGGGCTCACCATCAGTGCGTTCGATGCCCCTGGCGTCTTTATCGTTTGCACGTCCACCACCGGGGTGGGCGATGTGCCTCCCAACGCCGCCGGACTGCTCAACAGCCTGGACACTGAGGCCAAGTTCCTGGGCCATGTCCGCTACGGTCTGGTCGCCTTGGGGGATAGCAGCTATGGCGACAGCTTTCTTGGCGGCGGCAAACAGTTTGACGCCAAGCTGCAAGACTTGGGTGCCCGCCGAGTGGGCGACATCTGCGAGATTGACGCGATGGAGACGATGCAGCCCGAGGAAGACGCAGTGGAGTGGCTCAAGACCTGGGCCGTCCAGTTGGCGACACTTACATAA
- a CDS encoding potassium transporter Kup gives MRNAEHHGGTAALTLGALGVVYGDIGTSPLYTVKEIFGPATGIPLDAQHLIGAVSVVFWGLMLVVTLKYVLLILRADNNGEGGIMALTALAAKAAGTTPRRRITLLLIGVMGAALFYGDSVLTPAVSVLSAVEGLEVITPAFKPYVLPICTGVLIALFAFQRFGTSAVGKFFGPVIVVWFGVLAATGVAQIAQEPAILAALNPLNAFSFLAAQGWHLFVALGAIVLAFTGAEALYADMGHFGKRPIQWAWTGLVLPALAIHYMGQGALLMRDPSALESPFFRMFPEAWLIPAVVLATLATVIASQAVISGCYSMTRQAMQLGLLPRMQVINTSAKEAGQIYMPGVNWLLLVAVLLAVFGFGSSSAMAAAYGIAVTVTMLITTVLTFFVVRQGWRLPLPLAIASTAFFIIVDGMLVVACSLKFFQGGWFPLVMGAAIFMVMATWRRGRELLLSSLRQDDPELLPFVQSLSQDSMHLVPRTAVYAVANPDTVPQALMHNLKHNQVLHERNIILTVVFHDVPWIPFEERVKVQPLVSGFWRVEVHYGFKNNPDIPQALELCKAHGIAINLFETSYFLSREIVVPTKGHGMALWRERMFALMSRNAGNAADFFRLPDNCVVELGTRVQI, from the coding sequence ATGCGGAATGCAGAACATCATGGCGGCACTGCCGCGCTGACACTGGGCGCACTGGGTGTGGTGTACGGCGACATAGGCACCAGCCCGCTCTACACCGTCAAGGAAATCTTCGGACCCGCCACGGGCATCCCGCTGGATGCACAGCACCTCATAGGCGCGGTGTCGGTGGTGTTCTGGGGCCTCATGCTGGTGGTCACTCTCAAGTACGTGCTACTCATACTGCGTGCGGACAACAACGGGGAGGGCGGCATCATGGCGCTCACCGCCCTGGCGGCCAAAGCGGCCGGTACCACGCCGCGCCGACGCATCACGCTGCTGCTCATCGGGGTCATGGGGGCAGCCCTTTTCTATGGGGACAGTGTGCTGACGCCCGCCGTGTCGGTGTTGAGTGCGGTGGAGGGCTTGGAAGTGATTACCCCTGCGTTCAAGCCTTATGTGCTGCCTATCTGCACCGGTGTGTTGATCGCGCTGTTCGCATTCCAGCGATTCGGCACCTCGGCAGTAGGCAAATTTTTCGGACCGGTGATCGTGGTGTGGTTCGGCGTGTTGGCAGCGACGGGGGTGGCCCAAATTGCGCAGGAGCCAGCCATACTTGCGGCACTGAATCCTCTAAACGCATTCTCGTTTCTCGCGGCACAGGGTTGGCACCTCTTTGTGGCTTTGGGTGCCATTGTTCTAGCTTTCACCGGCGCCGAGGCGCTGTACGCCGATATGGGGCATTTCGGCAAGCGTCCTATCCAATGGGCGTGGACCGGCCTAGTGCTGCCAGCGCTGGCCATCCATTACATGGGCCAGGGCGCTTTGTTGATGCGTGACCCTTCTGCCCTGGAAAGTCCGTTTTTTCGCATGTTTCCTGAAGCCTGGCTGATTCCTGCCGTGGTTCTGGCGACGCTCGCAACGGTGATTGCTTCGCAAGCCGTAATTTCCGGATGCTATTCCATGACCCGCCAGGCCATGCAGCTGGGGCTTTTGCCACGCATGCAGGTTATCAACACTTCTGCCAAAGAGGCTGGCCAGATCTACATGCCCGGGGTGAACTGGTTATTGCTGGTGGCCGTATTGCTGGCGGTGTTCGGGTTCGGCAGCTCGTCGGCCATGGCCGCCGCCTATGGCATCGCAGTCACTGTGACCATGTTGATTACGACGGTGCTGACCTTCTTTGTTGTGCGCCAGGGCTGGCGTCTGCCCTTGCCGCTGGCGATAGCGTCGACTGCCTTTTTCATCATCGTGGACGGCATGCTGGTGGTGGCTTGTTCGCTCAAGTTCTTTCAAGGTGGTTGGTTCCCCTTGGTCATGGGCGCGGCTATCTTCATGGTGATGGCCACATGGCGTCGCGGACGCGAACTCTTGTTGAGTTCCTTGCGTCAGGACGATCCTGAACTCTTGCCTTTTGTGCAGTCGCTGAGCCAGGACAGCATGCATCTGGTGCCCCGCACCGCCGTGTACGCCGTGGCCAACCCGGACACGGTACCCCAAGCCTTGATGCACAACCTCAAGCACAACCAGGTGCTACATGAGCGCAACATCATCCTGACGGTGGTCTTCCATGACGTGCCCTGGATTCCATTTGAAGAGCGCGTCAAGGTGCAGCCGCTGGTCAGTGGCTTCTGGCGGGTCGAGGTGCACTACGGTTTCAAAAACAATCCGGACATCCCGCAGGCCCTTGAGCTGTGCAAGGCGCATGGCATTGCCATCAACCTGTTTGAAACTTCGTACTTCTTGAGCCGGGAAATTGTGGTGCCTACCAAGGGGCACGGTATGGCTTTGTGGCGCGAGCGCATGTTTGCCCTCATGTCACGCAATGCCGGCAATGCAGCGGACTTCTTCCGCCTGCCCGACAACTGTGTGGTGGAGCTCGGAACACGGGTGCAGATTTAA
- a CDS encoding MOSC domain-containing protein produces MNCQLLSVQTGTARKVQIQGRSILTAIRKTAVTGPVPVMPLGLLGDEQADPSVHGGLDKAVYAYPSEHYEFWREARREAGVADIDDQLPFGAMGENLTLSGLLEQDVWVGDVLRFQHCALRVVQPREPCFKFNAAMGFSSAVKAMALSGRCGFYLAVDAPGTLEAGESFTVQPGPRQMGIPELFKAKLFKHLR; encoded by the coding sequence ATGAACTGCCAACTGCTCAGTGTGCAAACCGGCACTGCCCGCAAGGTGCAGATCCAGGGGCGAAGCATTCTGACGGCGATCCGCAAAACCGCGGTGACCGGCCCGGTGCCGGTGATGCCTCTGGGGCTGTTGGGCGACGAACAGGCCGACCCGTCGGTTCACGGGGGCTTGGACAAGGCGGTCTACGCCTATCCCTCAGAACACTACGAGTTCTGGCGCGAGGCGCGTCGGGAGGCGGGCGTGGCCGACATCGATGATCAACTGCCCTTCGGTGCCATGGGGGAGAACCTCACGTTGTCCGGTCTGCTGGAGCAGGATGTGTGGGTGGGCGATGTGCTGCGGTTTCAACACTGTGCCTTGCGGGTGGTTCAGCCGCGGGAGCCGTGCTTCAAGTTCAATGCGGCAATGGGCTTCAGCTCGGCGGTGAAAGCCATGGCCCTGAGCGGGCGCTGCGGGTTTTACCTTGCAGTGGATGCGCCCGGCACTTTGGAAGCGGGCGAGTCTTTCACAGTGCAGCCCGGGCCCCGGCAGATGGGCATCCCCGAGCTGTTCAAGGCCAAGTTGTTCAAGCACCTGCGCTAG
- a CDS encoding response regulator, translating to MSLQVLVVEDDRSIREMMRQALSLEGFTVRTAVSLSEAGSMVENATPDLMLLDLGLPDGDGAALLQRVRLTHNFPVLVVSARHQEAQKVQLLDAGADDYLVKPFSVAELLARIRVALRHRGTTVAAAVTRHTLDGLEIDLEARSVHLAGAALHLTPTEFNLLARLVRSAGKVVTHRQLLLDVWGAEFVDHTHYLRLYMGQLRAKLERNPAEPRHLLTEVGVGYRLATV from the coding sequence ATGAGCTTGCAAGTGCTGGTGGTGGAGGATGATCGCAGCATCCGCGAGATGATGCGCCAGGCCCTGAGCCTGGAGGGTTTCACCGTGCGCACGGCGGTGTCGCTGAGTGAGGCCGGCTCCATGGTGGAGAACGCCACGCCGGACCTGATGTTGCTGGACTTGGGCTTGCCGGACGGCGACGGCGCTGCGCTCTTGCAGCGCGTCCGGCTGACGCACAACTTCCCGGTGCTGGTGGTATCGGCCCGACACCAAGAGGCGCAAAAAGTGCAGCTGCTGGATGCCGGGGCTGACGACTATCTGGTCAAACCCTTCAGCGTGGCAGAGCTGTTAGCCCGTATCCGCGTGGCGCTGCGCCACCGGGGCACCACCGTGGCCGCGGCGGTCACGCGCCACACCTTGGATGGGCTGGAGATCGACCTTGAAGCCCGTTCGGTGCACTTGGCAGGTGCGGCGCTGCACCTCACTCCCACCGAATTCAATCTCCTGGCCCGCCTGGTGCGCAGTGCGGGCAAAGTGGTGACCCACCGGCAACTGCTGCTGGATGTGTGGGGTGCCGAATTTGTGGACCACACCCACTACCTGCGGCTGTATATGGGGCAGTTGCGCGCCAAGCTGGAGCGCAACCCCGCGGAGCCCCGCCACCTGCTGACGGAAGTGGGCGTGGGCTACCGGCTGGCCACGGTGTAG
- a CDS encoding chemotaxis protein, whose amino-acid sequence MSTPLNTKTAPSSSHTADSKFQLLLFRLGDSAGSGRSELFGINVFKVREIVVAPEITSIVNAPAHAMGLANVRGQLIPVIDLPALSGCVPKTNSKIVLVTEFARTTQAFLVDEVVEIIQLDWKHLLAADNNSSGLLSGVARIDGDVADSRLAQVLDVEQIIRNVFPNSQTDSANSNIQKIKLPEGTSILFADDSAIARMLVEESLKTMGVAYSAVKNGKEAWERLGQIHSDAVNHGKRAKDEVALVLTDLEMPEMDGFTLTRSIKNDSRFAGIPVIVYSSLTGSASEGHASGVGADAYVAKFEPNELANAISTTLTRG is encoded by the coding sequence ATGAGCACGCCACTCAACACCAAAACAGCGCCTAGCAGCAGCCACACCGCCGACAGCAAGTTCCAGCTGCTGCTCTTCCGACTCGGTGACTCTGCCGGCAGCGGGCGCAGCGAGCTCTTCGGCATCAATGTGTTCAAGGTGCGTGAAATTGTGGTCGCCCCCGAAATCACCAGCATCGTCAATGCTCCGGCCCATGCCATGGGCTTGGCCAATGTGCGGGGGCAATTGATTCCAGTCATTGACCTGCCCGCCTTGTCCGGTTGCGTGCCCAAAACCAACTCCAAGATCGTGCTGGTTACAGAGTTCGCACGCACAACCCAAGCCTTCCTGGTGGATGAAGTGGTAGAGATCATCCAGCTGGACTGGAAACACCTTCTGGCCGCAGACAACAACAGCTCAGGTCTGCTCTCCGGCGTGGCCCGGATTGATGGCGATGTCGCGGATTCACGTCTCGCACAGGTGCTCGATGTAGAGCAGATCATCCGCAACGTATTCCCCAATTCACAAACGGACTCTGCCAACAGCAACATCCAGAAAATCAAGCTGCCCGAGGGCACCAGCATCTTGTTTGCGGACGACTCTGCCATTGCCCGCATGCTGGTGGAAGAGAGCCTCAAGACCATGGGTGTGGCTTATTCAGCAGTGAAGAACGGCAAAGAAGCGTGGGAGCGCTTGGGTCAAATCCACAGCGATGCCGTCAACCATGGCAAGCGCGCCAAAGACGAGGTGGCCCTGGTGCTGACCGACCTGGAAATGCCGGAGATGGATGGCTTCACCCTCACCCGCAGCATCAAGAACGACAGCCGCTTTGCAGGCATTCCGGTCATCGTGTATTCGTCGCTCACCGGCAGCGCCAGCGAAGGCCACGCCAGTGGTGTGGGGGCGGACGCCTATGTCGCCAAGTTCGAACCCAACGAACTGGCCAACGCGATCAGCACCACCCTGACCCGGGGTTGA
- a CDS encoding acyltransferase family protein encodes MTAVRLPAHHQFRLIDILKVVAAQCIVLHHFSAYGPLSEAASDALPDVMAWLYDNARMAVQVFLVVAGYLAARSFALTKRPATAMLMGLWQRYVRLAFPFVAALLLTVLCSALARPFLDTAVVPAAPTFTQFLAHASLLHSVLDVESLSAGVWYVAIDFQLYAALALLLWVSRGKRWLSMGLVALLCIASVTWFNTDASWDAWALYFFGAYGLGALAWWAGLRARHGLYAIVLYATALSAGLASLTVNFRERMALAISVSAVLASFGSWQLRLPRWLDYLLGQLSRTSYALFLVHYSVLLLANAAWAELGWEDGDAALFFIAGSWFVALGVSYLFHTQVEQRIEQWRSAPKPVLQGPTARP; translated from the coding sequence ATGACCGCTGTTCGCCTGCCCGCCCACCACCAGTTCCGCCTGATCGATATCCTCAAAGTCGTTGCAGCCCAGTGCATCGTGCTGCATCACTTTTCGGCCTACGGGCCTTTGTCTGAAGCCGCGTCGGACGCTCTGCCCGATGTGATGGCTTGGCTCTATGACAACGCCCGCATGGCCGTGCAAGTCTTTCTGGTGGTCGCCGGTTACCTTGCCGCACGCAGCTTCGCCCTGACCAAACGACCCGCCACCGCCATGCTGATGGGCCTGTGGCAGCGCTACGTGCGGCTGGCGTTCCCCTTTGTGGCTGCACTGCTGCTCACCGTGCTGTGCTCGGCGCTGGCACGTCCATTTCTGGACACGGCAGTGGTACCCGCCGCGCCCACTTTCACCCAGTTTTTGGCCCACGCCAGCTTGCTGCACAGCGTGCTGGATGTGGAGTCGCTCTCGGCGGGCGTGTGGTACGTGGCCATTGACTTCCAGCTGTACGCGGCTCTGGCATTGCTGCTTTGGGTGAGCCGGGGCAAACGCTGGCTCAGCATGGGCTTGGTGGCACTGCTGTGTATCGCCTCGGTAACCTGGTTCAACACCGATGCCAGCTGGGATGCGTGGGCCTTGTACTTCTTCGGTGCTTATGGCCTGGGTGCCTTGGCCTGGTGGGCCGGGCTGCGGGCTCGCCATGGACTCTATGCCATCGTGCTCTATGCCACTGCCTTGAGCGCGGGCTTGGCATCGCTTACGGTGAACTTCCGCGAGCGCATGGCCCTGGCCATCAGCGTGTCAGCCGTGCTGGCCAGTTTCGGCAGTTGGCAGCTGCGGCTGCCCCGGTGGCTGGACTACTTATTGGGTCAACTCAGCCGCACTTCGTATGCACTCTTTCTGGTGCACTACTCGGTGCTGCTGTTGGCCAATGCCGCTTGGGCCGAGTTGGGCTGGGAAGACGGCGATGCCGCCCTTTTCTTCATCGCCGGCAGCTGGTTTGTAGCGCTAGGCGTGAGCTACCTGTTTCACACCCAGGTGGAGCAGCGTATCGAGCAGTGGCGTAGCGCGCCCAAGCCCGTGCTGCAAGGCCCCACGGCCCGCCCCTAG
- a CDS encoding IclR family transcriptional regulator → MTDKELKPRGRRPKTEEIDESGLPPEDRYRAPALDKGLDILELLASQAHGLTRAEIVKEMDRSASEIYRMLERLVARQYVMRNPSGDRYALSLKLFALANMHPPLSRLINQALPVMDEFTRKAEQSCHMGVYDRGNVLISAQISSPSGWSFSVQRGARVGLLDTASGHLLLAYANPDSYQRMLAEHTPLDGEVPISHEKLAATLQSIRDQGYLERDSAQTFGVTDVSFPILGPDNTALATLTCPYIRRIDRHVGPDIAQVRQFLREAAKTLSFSQSAVHGKG, encoded by the coding sequence ATGACCGACAAAGAACTGAAGCCCCGTGGCAGACGCCCCAAAACCGAAGAGATTGATGAGTCCGGCCTCCCACCAGAGGACCGTTATCGGGCCCCGGCCCTGGACAAAGGCCTGGACATTCTCGAGCTGCTGGCGAGTCAAGCCCACGGCCTGACCCGCGCGGAAATCGTGAAAGAGATGGACCGCAGCGCCAGCGAGATCTACCGCATGTTGGAGCGCCTGGTGGCGCGACAGTATGTGATGCGCAACCCGTCCGGTGACCGCTATGCCCTCAGCCTCAAACTGTTTGCATTAGCGAACATGCACCCCCCCCTCAGCCGCCTGATTAACCAGGCATTGCCGGTCATGGACGAGTTCACCCGCAAGGCCGAACAAAGCTGCCATATGGGTGTGTATGACCGCGGCAATGTGCTCATCAGCGCCCAAATCAGCAGCCCCAGCGGATGGAGCTTTTCGGTACAACGCGGTGCGCGCGTGGGTTTGCTCGACACGGCGTCCGGCCATTTGCTGCTGGCGTATGCCAACCCCGACAGTTATCAGCGCATGCTGGCCGAGCACACCCCTCTGGATGGCGAGGTCCCGATTTCGCACGAAAAACTTGCTGCCACCCTGCAGTCCATCCGCGATCAAGGTTACCTGGAGCGGGACAGTGCGCAGACTTTCGGTGTGACGGATGTTTCATTCCCTATCCTGGGACCGGACAACACAGCGCTGGCGACCTTGACCTGCCCCTACATACGGCGGATTGACCGTCACGTGGGGCCTGATATCGCCCAAGTGCGCCAGTTCCTGAGAGAAGCTGCAAAAACCCTGTCTTTTAGCCAAAGCGCTGTCCACGGAAAGGGTTAA
- a CDS encoding SDR family oxidoreductase, producing the protein MGAGRLEGKTVLITAAAQGIGRASALACAREGAHVIATDINAAFLETLAAEQPSIRTSVLDVRSNEAVSALAASMPALDALFNCAGMVANGSVLDCTEADWDLSFDLNVKSMFRMTRAFLPGMLAKAAAEQGSVSIINMASMASSIKGFANRCAYGATKAAVIGLTKSLAADYVKAGLRANALCPGTVDTPSLRGRIASAADPVQAEKDFIARQPMGRLALVEDISPMVVYLSSDESRFVTGQTMLVDGGVTI; encoded by the coding sequence ATGGGTGCAGGCAGGTTGGAAGGTAAAACGGTGTTGATCACGGCGGCTGCACAAGGCATAGGTCGTGCCAGTGCGCTGGCCTGTGCGAGGGAAGGTGCCCATGTCATCGCTACCGATATCAATGCAGCTTTTCTGGAGACGCTGGCTGCTGAGCAACCATCCATTCGTACTTCGGTGTTGGATGTGCGGAGTAACGAAGCTGTTTCTGCACTGGCAGCAAGCATGCCTGCATTGGATGCCTTGTTCAATTGCGCCGGAATGGTGGCCAACGGATCGGTGTTGGACTGCACAGAAGCAGACTGGGACTTGAGCTTTGACTTGAATGTGAAAAGCATGTTTCGGATGACCCGGGCATTCTTGCCGGGCATGCTGGCCAAGGCCGCTGCAGAGCAGGGCAGTGTGTCCATCATCAACATGGCATCCATGGCGTCCAGTATCAAAGGCTTTGCCAATCGTTGTGCTTATGGAGCCACCAAGGCCGCAGTGATCGGCTTGACCAAATCTTTGGCGGCAGACTACGTAAAGGCCGGTTTGCGCGCCAATGCCTTGTGCCCCGGCACGGTAGACACGCCTTCTTTGCGAGGGCGCATTGCCTCTGCAGCAGACCCTGTGCAGGCGGAAAAAGATTTCATCGCCCGCCAACCCATGGGGCGTCTGGCGCTGGTGGAAGATATCTCGCCCATGGTGGTCTACCTTTCAAGTGACGAATCGCGTTTCGTGACGGGGCAGACGATGCTGGTCGATGGTGGTGTCACGATCTAA
- a CDS encoding ATP-binding protein — protein sequence MTNSPTLTPDNRTGRYAVWLLVLLAVPTGVGLLLDAHITVMTQSMLYVLAVVVGAYVLPAAASMACAVLAVVGLNFFFVPPRWTFAVDSQEHLVALVVMMVVALVISQLSQRLRRNTALARLHARRAEQLQTLASQLSLCTDAAAAARAGARHVAQAFDGPTVLALQSDGQLSGVDAATEITPSMQDGLRAAMREAAVLGPGTGRWPGLNAWYLPLGSGQQMYGAVCVQNIEASDDAGREHAQALSALLAQALERLRLGREMAMANERNTRQQLQNTFLAAVSHDLRTPLAAMVGNASSLLTQRDKMTTDEQATLLDGIVLSATHLSRLTENTLQLVQLANSDQPLALDWESMEEIAGACVARHRQAGGETRLRLHLAAGLPLVRVNAVLIAQLLDNLLDNALKYSEDAVDLKVRVYNGHMQILVQDRGPVIPKELQTQIFEPYSRGDRSGKQGAGLGLALCRAIVLAHGGRISLRARQAGGNSFRVCLPLSVEPSLAPSGDAP from the coding sequence ATGACAAACAGCCCCACGCTTACTCCCGATAACCGTACTGGCCGATATGCAGTTTGGCTCCTGGTGCTGCTGGCCGTGCCAACTGGCGTTGGTCTGTTGCTGGACGCGCACATCACCGTCATGACCCAGTCCATGTTGTATGTGCTGGCCGTGGTGGTCGGCGCCTACGTATTGCCAGCTGCTGCCTCCATGGCCTGCGCGGTGCTGGCGGTGGTGGGTTTGAATTTCTTTTTCGTGCCGCCGCGATGGACCTTTGCTGTGGACAGCCAGGAACACTTGGTGGCGCTGGTCGTCATGATGGTGGTGGCACTGGTCATCAGCCAGCTCAGCCAGCGCCTGCGCCGCAACACGGCACTGGCCCGTTTGCATGCCCGCCGTGCCGAGCAGTTGCAAACCCTGGCCTCGCAGCTTTCGCTTTGCACTGACGCCGCTGCCGCAGCCCGCGCAGGCGCACGGCATGTGGCTCAGGCCTTTGACGGACCTACCGTGCTGGCTCTGCAATCTGACGGGCAACTGTCGGGAGTCGACGCCGCTACAGAGATCACGCCCTCGATGCAAGACGGTCTGCGTGCGGCCATGCGTGAAGCGGCAGTGTTGGGGCCCGGCACCGGACGCTGGCCCGGCTTGAATGCCTGGTACCTGCCCTTGGGAAGCGGGCAGCAAATGTATGGAGCGGTCTGTGTGCAAAACATCGAGGCATCGGATGACGCAGGACGGGAACATGCCCAAGCCCTCAGTGCTTTGCTCGCCCAAGCCCTGGAGCGTTTGCGCTTGGGCCGCGAGATGGCCATGGCCAACGAACGCAACACCCGTCAGCAACTGCAAAACACCTTCCTGGCGGCCGTATCGCACGACTTGCGTACACCCCTCGCAGCCATGGTAGGCAATGCCAGTTCACTGCTCACCCAGCGCGACAAGATGACGACGGATGAGCAAGCCACCTTGCTGGACGGTATCGTGCTCTCGGCCACCCATTTGTCGCGCCTCACCGAAAACACCTTGCAGCTCGTGCAACTGGCCAACAGCGACCAGCCTCTGGCGCTGGATTGGGAATCGATGGAAGAGATTGCCGGTGCTTGTGTGGCGCGTCATCGGCAGGCGGGTGGAGAAACACGCTTGCGCTTGCATTTGGCTGCGGGTCTCCCGCTGGTGCGGGTGAATGCCGTGTTGATAGCGCAGCTTTTGGACAACCTGTTGGATAACGCCCTGAAATACAGCGAAGACGCGGTGGACCTCAAAGTGCGCGTGTATAACGGCCACATGCAGATCCTGGTGCAGGACCGTGGCCCTGTAATTCCCAAAGAATTGCAGACGCAAATCTTTGAACCTTATTCCCGCGGCGATCGGTCAGGAAAACAGGGCGCGGGTTTGGGTTTGGCGCTGTGCCGCGCTATCGTGCTAGCCCACGGTGGCCGCATCAGCCTGCGGGCCCGCCAAGCAGGCGGCAACAGCTTCCGGGTGTGCCTGCCTTTGTCGGTTGAGCCAAGCTTGGCACCCTCGGGAGATGCACCATGA
- a CDS encoding 3'-5' exonuclease — protein MTQAPHPQLGFSFLAELPTLDLEPPKRATRNSKAAKVAKPVTPAATVTTPMDVEAMARALEAHPDYKLLRRLKPCLNWPGAAPGEVKTILVLDTETTGLDQAKEKIIELALLRVDIDTATGLPVGPVQVYDGLEDPGKAIPPEVVAITGIQDADVRGQTLDEARVAELMQEVDVVIAHNAGFDRPFVESRLPAFAALPWACSFADLDWKSMGRSSAKLESLAQELGLFYDAHRAEMDCHALLAVLAAPLPQIQPALSGATRTGLAHLLQSARNPSYRLSATNAPFEAKDLLKARGYRWNADQRVWATRLSDDAALHAEFDWLRQQVYHGRHAAVQVEKMDALTKYSSRSGQTTHQQL, from the coding sequence GTGACCCAAGCCCCCCATCCCCAACTCGGCTTCTCTTTTTTGGCTGAATTGCCCACGCTCGATCTGGAGCCGCCCAAGCGTGCCACTCGCAATTCCAAGGCAGCCAAAGTCGCCAAACCCGTGACACCTGCAGCCACGGTGACGACGCCTATGGATGTGGAAGCCATGGCCCGCGCGCTGGAGGCGCACCCGGACTACAAGCTGCTGCGCAGGTTGAAGCCCTGCCTGAATTGGCCCGGCGCAGCGCCGGGCGAGGTGAAAACCATTCTGGTGCTGGACACGGAAACCACAGGCTTGGATCAGGCCAAAGAAAAGATCATCGAACTCGCACTATTGAGGGTTGATATCGACACCGCCACGGGCTTGCCCGTGGGCCCCGTGCAGGTGTATGACGGCTTGGAGGACCCGGGCAAAGCCATTCCCCCCGAGGTGGTGGCTATCACCGGTATTCAGGATGCGGATGTGCGGGGCCAAACACTGGACGAGGCGCGCGTGGCAGAGCTCATGCAAGAGGTGGATGTGGTCATCGCCCACAACGCAGGGTTTGACCGTCCGTTTGTGGAGAGCCGCCTGCCGGCCTTTGCGGCGCTGCCCTGGGCGTGCTCGTTTGCTGATCTGGATTGGAAGTCAATGGGCCGCAGCTCCGCCAAACTGGAGAGCCTGGCGCAAGAGCTGGGCTTGTTTTACGACGCACACCGCGCTGAGATGGATTGCCACGCCTTGCTGGCAGTGTTAGCCGCCCCTTTGCCGCAAATCCAGCCAGCACTCTCGGGCGCAACCCGCACCGGCTTGGCCCATTTGCTGCAGTCCGCGCGCAACCCGAGCTATCGCTTAAGCGCGACGAACGCACCGTTTGAAGCCAAGGACCTGCTCAAAGCACGGGGCTACCGTTGGAATGCCGATCAGCGTGTGTGGGCCACCCGTTTGAGTGACGACGCTGCGTTACATGCAGAGTTTGATTGGCTGCGTCAGCAGGTCTATCACGGCCGGCACGCTGCGGTGCAGGTCGAGAAGATGGATGCATTGACGAAGTACTCCAGCCGCAGCGGTCAGACGACCCATCAACAGCTGTAA